The sequence GTGCGCGCCATGATGATGAAGTCCGGATCGAGCTCGTCGCGCAAGTCGCAGACCGCACGGTACTTGCCGACCGCTTCCTCGAGCGAGATGAGCTGCTTGCCTTTGACGAAGCCGCAGCGCTTGGGCGCTTTCTGGTCTTCGATGAAACAGCCCGCGGCGCCGGCCTTGATGAGCAGATCCACCGTGCGGCGCGCGCCGAGCGCATTGCCATGGCCGGTGTCGGCATCGACGATGACCGGGATCTTCACCGCGTTGCAGATGTTGCGCACGTTCTCGACGAGCTCGGTCTGCGTGATGTAACCGGCGTCGGGCATGCCGTAGATCCAGCTCGAGGTCTTCGAGCCCGAGATGCCGAACGCCTTGAAGCCCGCGTATTCCGCGAGCTGCGCGTGATGCGCGGCGCCGCCCCAGATGGTCGTCAGGCAGCCGGGCTCGTTCAAGAGCCGCCGCAGTACTGTGGAACACTTCATTTCCAAACCTCCGTCATTCCCGCGAAGGCGGGAATCCATCGTCAAAAAAGTCAAAGTCAAAATGGATTCCGGATCGCGCTACGCGCGTCCGGAATGACGATCCATTCAGACACCAGCAGGCAACGCGCCGGGCTTCTCGGCGACCCCGTCGGTCATGTAATCCACGATCAGCGGACCGTTGTCCGCGCCGCAGTGCTCCGCCGCGCCGTCGGCGAGGCGGCACACCTTGAGCTCGGCGTCGGGGCTGTTCACCGCCGCGGCGATCGTCTTCTCGGCGTGCCACAGCGGCACCTGCCGGTCGTTCTCGCCGTGGATCGCCGGCAGCGGGCACGTGATCTTGTCGGCGACGCCTTCCAGCGTCATCTGCCGCACGATCTTCTAGTTGTCGGGAAAATATTCGAACATCGCCGCGCCTCCGTGGGGTCCCGACTATGCCATAATTTTTCGCCTGAAAATTCAACGAGGAGGATGGAGTAATGCGCATCGGAACGCCGCTGGCCGCAATCACTCTCGCGTGCGTCGCAAGCCTTGGAGCGCAAGGCGCCGCCACAGCCGCCGACAACTACCCGAGCCGTCCCGTACGCTGGATCGTGCCGTATACGCCCGCGGGTACGACCGACATCACCGCGCGCATCATGGCGGACTGGCTCACCCATCGCCTCGGCCAGCAGGTCGTCGTCGACAATCGTCCCGGCGCCGGCAACAACATCGGCACCGAGATGGCGATCCGCTCCGCCCCCGACGGTTACACCGTGTTCCTCGTCAATCCGGCGAACGCGATCAACGCGACGCTCTATCAAAAGCTGTCGTTCAACTTCCTGCGCGACATGGATCCGGTCGGCGGCATCATGCGCGTGCCGAACGTGATGGAGACGCCGGTGAGCTTCCCGGCCAAGACGGTGAAGGAATTCATCGACTACGCGAAGGCGAACCCCGGCAAGGTCAACATGGCCTCGAGCGGCGCCGGCACCTCGGTCCATCTGTCGGGCGAGATGTTCAAGGCGATGACGGGCGTGCAGATGCAGCACATCCCTTACAAAGGCTCCGGCCCGGCGCTCATCGATCTCATCGCGGGACAGGTGCAGGTGCTCTTCGACAACATGCCGTCCTCGATCGGCTACATCAAAGGCGGCAAGCTGCGCGCGCTGGGCGTCACCACCGCCAAGCGTTCGCCCGCCCTGCCCGATGTGCCGACGGTCGCCGAAACGGTGCCGGGCTACGAAGCGAGCGCGTGGTTCGGCATGAGCGCGCCCAAAGGCACTCCGCGCGAAATCGTCGCGAGGCTGAACAAGGAGATCAACGCGGGCCTCGCCGACGCCGGGATCCGCGCGAAGCTCGCCGATCTCGGCGGCGTGACGATTCCCGGCACGCCCGAAGACTTTTGGAAAACCCACACGATGGAAACCGAGAAGTGGGCGAAGGTCGTGAAGTTCTCGGGCGCCAAGGCCGAGTGACGCGCGTCGGCGCGGCTGGAGATTGTGTTGGCCGATGATTCGGACAGCCGCGCCGAGCGACTCCTCGGGCAGCTCCATCACTGGGCGATGGAAGCGGTCGAGCTGCCGCGGGACGAGCGCGAAGCGTTCATAGTGGACGTGGCGACGCGCTATCACGACGACGCGATCCGCAACGGCCTCGCGCCCGCGCAGGCCGAGGAGTGGCGGATCAACGTCGACGACTGGCTGCGCTCGCTCGTCGAAGTCATCGAGACCAGCGGCGGCGCGGGCGGCGGCCACGCCTGATCTCAGCACACCGACATGCAAGAGGCCCGCTCGGACGGGCCTCTTTTCTTGTACGCGCACTGTCGAAACTTTTTACACCAGGCGCGACCGAAATCGCTAAGTCATTGAATCCTATACCTGGTCCGGGTCGTGCTTAATGCTCCGCCGCTGGCACTAAAACGACAAAGGGGAATTCCGAATGACTCGCATCGCAAAAACGTTGATGGCCGCAGGACTGGCTGTCCTCGCGACCGGTACCGCTCACGCCGTGCCGAGCTACGGCAACATCGCCTCGCCGGGTTTCTATAACGGCACGGGCGTCCCGAACGGCGACTTCACGATCGACATCAGCAACGGCATCGAAGTGGCAATACGTGCGAGGGACCGCTTCAGTGCGGGCTCGACGATCAATGGATCCAGCGGCATTTACAACGCCGAGATGGGCACGTGCGGTGTTCCGGAAGGCTGCGGCGGGACGGGGAACCGGGCGCGCTGGAACTACGACTTTTCGATCAATACGCACGGCGGCGGCGGGGTACTCAATCTGACCGACGTCAAGGCCAAGGTTCTCGTCGACACCGATCCGACCGCCGGCACGAGCTTCACCGTTCTGAATGTCTTCACGAACTGGGGCGATAACAGCTTCTGGAACGGCACGACGGAACGCACCGACAGCGGACTTGGACCGCAGGTCGGCGAGTTCGGTGTGCAGCAGTCGGTCAACCCCATCTTCGGCGATTCGGGATTCATGCCGGGCTTCAATCCCAATGCGCCAGGACTCTACAGCCTCCAGCTCCAGGTGTTCGACCTGAGCGACAACCTTCTGGCGTCGACGTCGACGGCGGTGCAGGTGCCCGAACCTACCTCGCTGGCACTGCTGGGCGTGGCGCTGCTCGGCGCCGGCGTGGCAAGGCGCAAGCGGAAGTAAGCCGCAGCAGTCTGAGAAAAGGGCAGGCGTGACGCCTGCCCTTTTTTATTTGGTAAGGTGGAGCTGTCGATCGAGCTTGAGCTGGGTGCCGCCCTGCGCCGAGCTCTCGATGACGGCCGACGGCGTCGTGAGCGACGCGCTGCGTCCGAGGAAATAACCCGCGGCGGCGCCGACGACGAGCGCCGCCACCGCGGCGACCAGCGCGAACGTGCGCATGCCGTGCGAGCGGCTCGCCCACGACGTTGCCGAAGCCGCGTGCGCCTCGCGCGGCGTCACTTGCGAGGCGTGCACGTCGGCGTGCTGTACCGGAACGTCGTCGCTGCGCCATGCGCGCGGCGCGCTCTTCGGCTCTTCGTCGACCTCGGTGCGCGGCGGCGCGGCGGCGCGCTGCTCCGACGCACGCAGGATCGCCATCGCCTCGTCGAGATCGACGTCGCCGCCGCGATCGCCGCCCGGAGTCTCGCGCGGCCAGGCAGGCGTTGCCGCTACGGCCTCGATCTCGCGGCGCGGCATCGGGAAGACGCGCGCCGACTCGGCGCCCGGCCGGGCCGCGGACGGCTCGCCGAAGATATCCGGGATCTCGGGAAACGGCGCGTCGGACGCGGGCGCCTGCCGCGCCGCCTCCTCGACGCTCGGCGCGAGCTCGGCATAACCGAGCTCGAAACGCTGCACGAGGTCCTGCATATCGGGATCGAGCGCGGGATCGGCAGGCCTGCGGTCGCCCGGGCGTTCGCGCAGGACGGGTTCGATGGTGCCGCGCGAACGCGCAGCGCGGCGCTCATCGGGCGCCGGGGCCGACATCTTTGCCATGACGTTCAAAGCCTTGCGTTTAACCGTTCCGGCCCTGAGCGTCGCAGAAACAGCTGATGTAATCCATGAACAACTTCTCGGAACACGCGACGACAGCGCCGCTTTGGTCGCGGCGTTCCCAAGCCCAGAGCGTGCGTCCGAAAAGATCTACGGTGTAAAAACGCGACGCATTGTAGCCGCGTTCACACACGTATTCGCGGGGTGTGGAGCCGAGCATCGGAGGTCCTGCGATAGCTGGACCCCTCGATGTGCAATGCGCATGCCTAGCTCTGGCCGATTCCCGCTTCCTTGATCACCTTGCCCCATTTGCTGTACTCGGAGCGGATGTACTTGCCGAATTCCTCCGGCGTGCCCGGACGCGCTTCGAGGCCGTTCTTGAGCAGCGCATCCTTGACCTCCGGCACGTTGAGCGCGTGCATGAATTCCTTGTTGAGCCGCGCGACGATGGCTTTCGGCGTCTTCGCCGGCACCATCACGCCGTACCAGTTGTCGGTCTCGTAGCCGGGAAGCCCCGACTCGGCGAGCGTCGGCAGGTCGGGCAGCACCAGCGAGCGCTTCAGCGTGGTCACCGCGAGCGCCCTCACCTTGCCGGCCGTCACCTGCACCTGGGCGGTCGAAGGCGATGCGAAGATGAGCTGCACCTCGCCGCCGAGCAGCGCGGTCATCGCGGGTGCGCCGCCCTTGTACGGCACGTGCGTCATCTTGGTCTTGGTCATGCTCTGGAAGAGCTCCGCGGCGAGATGGCCCGCGTTGCCGCTGCCGCTCGAGCCGTAGGTGAGACCGCCCGGCTTCGCCTTCAGCAGCGCGACGAGATCCTGCACGTTCTTCACCGGCAGCGTCGGGTGCACGACGAGCACGTTGCTGCCCGACACCGCGAACGTGACGGGCGCGAGATCCTTGAGCGGGTCGTACGCGAGGTTCTTGTACACGTGCGGATTGACCGCGATGTTGCCGATCGAGCCCATCAGCATCGTGTAGCCGTCCGGCGGCGCCTTCGCCACGGTCTCGGCCGCAACGCTGCCCGCCGCGCCGCCGCGGTTGTCGTAGATCACCTGTTGGCCCATCGATTTGATGAGGGTCGGCCCGGTCACCCGCGCGGTGACGTCGAGTCCTCCGCCGGCAGAGTTCGCGATGACGAAGCGGATGGGCTTGGTGGGATACGCGGGCGCATTCTGGGCGGACGCCGCTGCGGGCAGAAACGCGAACGCTGCGCTAAGCGCGATCGAGACCGTGGTCCGGCGCGCGACGAACTCCTTCATGGGCAAACCTCCTCGGGATGTTTTTTGGAAACGACGACCGCGAAGCATAGCATCCGCGAACCCCGCGCGACGCCGGTTCAGGCACGCGCGAAGAACCAGAGATTCGTCACCGCGAGCGGTCCGGCGGCGAACGCCGCCCGCGTCACACCTTCGATCGCCGCCACGTCGCGCAGCGGCGCGGCGCCGTCTTGCCCGAAACAATCGTAGCCCGCGTCGAGCAGGCCCTGCGCGAGTGAACGATAACCGGCGAGCGGCGCGAACTGCGAGAACTCGATGTAGTACGAACGCACGCGCCCGCGCAGTGCGATGAGCGCTTGCCGCAACAGCGGCTCGCTGCCTTCGATGTCGATCTTCACGAAATCGGCGCTCGCGACACCGCAGCGGTCCAGCAGCGCATCGAGGCGCTCGCATGGAACTCGTTCGGCATGCGGGGTGCCGTCCGGCACGACGCGCGCCATCGGGCCGAGCGTGCCCGCGATCTCCACCGTCCCGCTACGGTCGCCCACCGCGCTGCGCACGATCTCGAAATCCTCGATCGAAAAAGTCTGTGCCGACGCGTTGGTGCGGAGCACCCGGGCGTTCAGCGACGACGGCTCGATCGCGATGACGCGCGCGCGCGGGAACTCGCGCTTGAACCACAACGCGATCTCGCCGAAGTTCGCGCCGATGTCGATCATCGTCGACACCTCGATACCCCTCCCTGCGAGGACCGCCGCGAGCGCCTCGCCCTGATTGCGGCACGCCGCGCCCGAGCTCTTCAGGTACCCCGACGTGTACGAGATCTCCATCCGTACGCCGCCCACGTCGACAAAGACGCCGTCGGGCCGGACCGTGATGTCGTCGCGGAATTCGCAGAGCTGGATCGCGCGATGCAGCCGGGCGGCCAACGCGTGCATCGCTTCGGCGCGCAGGTGGCGATACCCGGGCGCGGTGAGACCGCGTGCGGACAGCGCCTCGAGAAGATCGAGCGGATCGGTCATGCCGCTCGCGTCGAGCGCCGCGGCGAGCACCTCGTAGCGCACCTGCCGGCTCATGACCGGTTTCGAGCCGAGAGCGCAGTCAACGCAGCGTCGATTGCGGCACGACTTCCGCGCGCTGCGGCGCGGGCGCCGACGGGCGCGGCTCGGCGAACGGCGACAGCGCGCGCGGCAGGGATGAAACCACGGCGAGCGTCTGTTTCTCGTTCAGCGGCACGTAGATCAGGCTGACCTGCGTCTCGCTGATCGAATCGACGCGATAGACGCCTTCGAGGGTGTCGCCCTGCTTCGCCGTAATGATCCTGTCACCTCGCGCGAGGAAAACGTAGACCGTTCCGTCCTGCAACATCCTTCCCGCGAACGTGTACGGCAGCGGCGGCGCCACGGGCTTCGGCGGTGGCGGCGGCGGGCCCGGCTTGACTTTCGGCGGCGGAGGTTCCCACGAATGGCTGGAGAAGAGAGACGAGCCTGTTTCGGCGAGGCCGCCGCGCGTCGGCAACGCGGGGCCGGCGGGCTGCTCGGGCGCGGCCGGCTGAGCGGTAGCGGTCGCCGCGGCGACCACGTGCGCCGTCGCCTTGCGCGCCGCGGTTTTCTCGTCGCCGGAGTAGGTATACGCGAGCGCACCCGCCCCCGCGAGGGCGGCGGTCAGCAAGACGGGTCTGATCGGGATGCGCATGGCAAAGTCGTGGGGCTCACGCCCTGCCGCAAGCTCTTGATGGTGGCGATTCTCGCACAGGCGCGCGACAGGGGGCTGTATATAATCCTCGCACAAGGGGGAATGGTGCACTGCTACATTCTTAAGACAATGAATCCCCAGCGCGGCTTCACGCTCCTCGAGCTGTTGGTGGTCGTCGCGATCATCGGCCTGCTCGCAGGTTATGTCGCGCCGCGCTACTTCGGTCAGGTCGGCAAGTCCGAAGTGAACGCCGCGAAAGCGCAGATGGACGCGCTCGAAAAAGCGCTCGATCAATACCGTCTCGACACCGGACGCTATCCGACGATGGAAGCGGGCCTGAACGCGCTCGTCACCAAGCCGCAGAACGAGGCGAAATGGAACGGCCCGTACTTACGCAAGGCGGTGCCGAACGATCCGTGGGGCAAGCCCTACCTCTACAAGATTCCCGGCGACAAAGGCGATTACGACCTGGTCTCGTACGGCAAGGACGGCCAGCCCGGCGGCGACGGCGAGAACGCCGACCTCACGAATCACTGACCGCCGCCTTCACCTCACGCGATGCGCTTCGAGCTACGCGCGATCAGCCCCGACGGACGCCTCGAATCGCTCGACGTCCAGGCGCTCGATGAAGGCAGCGCGCGCGAGCAGGTGCTGGTGCGCGGCTACACCGTGCTCGCGGTGCGCCGCCGCGCGCGGCTCATCGCGCTCACCCGCGCCGGCGAGCGCTTTCCGCTGCTCCTTTTCAGCCAGGAGCTGCTGGTGCTGCTCGACGCGGGCCTGCCGCTCGTCGAAGCGATCGAGACGCTCGGCGAAAAAGAGAAGCGCGGCGACTTCAGGACGATCCTCGAGCGCGTCGTCGACATCCTGCGCCAGGGCCGCACACTCTCCGCCGCGCTCGACGAGTTTCCCGCGGTGTTTCCCACGCTCTTCGTGGCGACCGTGAAGGCGAGCGAGCGCACCAGCGATCTGCCGCAGGCGCTCGCCCGCTACGTCGCGTACCAGAACCAGATCGACGCGATCAAAAAGCGCGTCACCAACGCCGCGATCTATCCGGCGCTCCTGCTCGGCGTCGGCGGCCTGGTCGCGCTGTTCCTGCTCTTCTACGTCGTGCCGCGCTTCGCCAAGATCTACGAAGATCGCGTGACCGAGATGCCGATGGTCTCGCGCGCGCTGTTGTCGTGGGGACAGCTCGTCGAAGGTCACGGCATGCTGGCGCTGGGGTTTTTCGCGCTCGTCGCCGCCGCGCTCTTCTACGCTTTTCGCAACCCGCGCACGAAAGCCGCGATCGGCGACGCGATGTGGCGGCTGCCGGCGATCGGCGAGCGCATGAAGGTCTATCAGCTCGCGCGCTTCTACCGCACCATCGGGATGCTCTTGAAAGGTGGCATGCCGCTCGTCGCCGCCCTCGACATGGGCTCGCAGCTCCTGCACCCGGTGCTGCGCACCCGCCTGGGGAGCGCCAGCCGGTCCATCCGCGAAGGCCGCAGCGTCTCCGAATCGCTGGACGCGCACGGCCTGACCACGCCGGTCGCGCTGCGCATGCTCGGCGTGGGCGAAAAGAGCGGCAACATGGGCGAGATGATGGACAAGATCGCCCATTTCCACGACGAGGAGATGGGCCGCTGGATCGAGTGGTTCACGCGGCTGTTCGAGCCGCTGCTGATGGCTTTCATCGGACTGCTGATCGGCGGTATCGTGATCCTGATGTACATGCCGATCTTCGACCTCGTGGGCAGCCTCGGATGAACGCGCGCACCCTTCCCGACCGCATTCCCGACCAGGCGATCAGGGACGCCCGGGCGGCCGCCGCGGCGTCCAAGCGCCGGCTCGTCGACGTGCTCGAAGAGCGCATCGGCGACGAGCCCGACGTCTACATCGCGCGGCTCGGCGTCAACTTCCGCCTGCCGGTGCTCGCGATGGATCAGCTTCGCCGCTCGACGCCGGCGTTCGACCTTTTGCCTTTCAGCGAATGCACCCAGCGCTCGTGCGTGCTGCTCCAGGGCGAGCGGCGGCTGTGGCTGGCCGCGGACGATCCCTTCTCGGCGGAATTGCAGGCGTGGGCCGACGAGCGCATCGCCGAGCCGTTCTCGTGGTGCCTCGTGCATCGCGGCGACCTCGTCGCTTTCCTCGCCAGCCACGAGGAGACGCTGCGCGCGCTCGATGCCGTGCCGGCCCACGTGGAGACGCGCGGCCCCGACGACGAGCGCGTCGAAGACCTCAGCTTGCGCGCGATCAGCGAGGAGACCAGCGAGGTCGTGCGCCTCGTGCGCTCGACGCTGCGCGACGCGCTGATGCTCGGCGCGAGCGACGTGCACCTCGAAGCCGTCGCGACCGGGCTGGTCATCAAGTTCCGTATCGACGGCATCCTCACCCAGATCAAGGCGATCAACGACGTGCCGCAGTCCGAGCAGGCGATCGCGCGAGTCAAGGTGCTGGCCGAGCTCGACATCACCGAGCGCCGCGTGCCGCAGGACGGACGCTTCAAGGCGCTCGACCGCGGCCGCGCGGTGGATTTCCGCGTGTCGGTCATGCCGAGCATCCACGGCGAGGATGCGGTGCTGCGTATCCTCGACAAGCAGTCGCTGTACGAGGCGACCCGCCAGCAGCTCTCGCTCGACAGTCTCGGTTTCGAGCAGGAAGACATCGACGCGCTTCGACGCCAGTCGCACGAGCCGTACGGCATGCTGCTCGTCACCGGCCCGACCGGCAGCGGCAAGACGACGACGCTGTACGCGGCGATCACCGAGATCAACAACGGCCAGGACAAGATCGTCACGATCGAGGACCCGGTCGAATACCAGCTGCCCGGCGTGCTGCAGATCCCGGTCAACGAGAAGAAAGGCCTCACTTTCTCGAGAGGCTTGCGCTCGATATTGCGCCATGACCCGGACAAGATCATGGTAGGCGAGATCCGCGATCCCGACACCGCGAACATCGCGGTGCAGTCGGCGCTGACCGGCCACCTCGTCTTCACCACGGTGCACGCGAACAACGTCTTCGACGTGATCGGCCGCTTCATGCACATGAACGTCGATCTCTACAGCTTCGTGTCGGCGCTGAACGCGATCCTCGCGCAGCGGCTGGTGCGGCTGGTGTGCCCGTCCTGCGCCGAAGACGATCACCCGAGCGAAGAGCAGTTGCGCGAAGCGGGGATCAGCCCGCAGGAAGCCTCGGACTTTCGCTTCCGCATCGGCCGCGGGTGCCGGGAGTGCCGGGGATCGGGTTACAAAGGACGGCGCGCGATCGCCGAGCTCCTCATCCTGAACGACGAGATCCGCGAGCTCATCACCACGCGCGCGCCGATGCGCAAGCTGAAGGATGCGGCGCAGGCTTACGGCACGCGCTTTCTGCGCGCCGCCGCGATCGACGCGGTGAAACGCGGCGATACCACGCTTTCGGAGATCAACCGTGTCACCTTTGTGGCGTGAGCGGCTCGCGAAGCTGACCGGATCGGCATGGCGCGACCGGGTCGCGAAGCTGGCGGTGTCACCGCTGTTGCGTGACCGGCTGCTGGTGGCGCTCGCGCCCGACTCGGTGTCGTGGGTGCGGCTCGCGGCGCTGCCGCGGCCGCACGCGATCGCGCGCGGCGCCGCCGACGCCGATCCCGGGCACGGCCGCGAGCCGTGGGCGGGCGCGGTCGCCGCCTTGCGCGTCGCCTCCGAGGCGTGGCAGCGCGAGCGCGTCGCGGTCACCGTCGTCCTGTCGAATCACTTCGTGCGCTACGCGCTGGTCGATGCGCCGCCGCGCGGCGTCAACCGCGAAGAAGAGCTCGCGCTGGCGCGATTTCATTTCGCGAAGCTGCACGGCGAGCGCGCCAGCGCGTGGGACGTGCGCGTGACGCCGGGGCGGCGCGGCACCCCGCGCGTCGCGAGCGCC comes from Burkholderiales bacterium and encodes:
- a CDS encoding tripartite tricarboxylate transporter substrate binding protein, producing MRIGTPLAAITLACVASLGAQGAATAADNYPSRPVRWIVPYTPAGTTDITARIMADWLTHRLGQQVVVDNRPGAGNNIGTEMAIRSAPDGYTVFLVNPANAINATLYQKLSFNFLRDMDPVGGIMRVPNVMETPVSFPAKTVKEFIDYAKANPGKVNMASSGAGTSVHLSGEMFKAMTGVQMQHIPYKGSGPALIDLIAGQVQVLFDNMPSSIGYIKGGKLRALGVTTAKRSPALPDVPTVAETVPGYEASAWFGMSAPKGTPREIVARLNKEINAGLADAGIRAKLADLGGVTIPGTPEDFWKTHTMETEKWAKVVKFSGAKAE
- a CDS encoding PEP-CTERM sorting domain-containing protein is translated as MTRIAKTLMAAGLAVLATGTAHAVPSYGNIASPGFYNGTGVPNGDFTIDISNGIEVAIRARDRFSAGSTINGSSGIYNAEMGTCGVPEGCGGTGNRARWNYDFSINTHGGGGVLNLTDVKAKVLVDTDPTAGTSFTVLNVFTNWGDNSFWNGTTERTDSGLGPQVGEFGVQQSVNPIFGDSGFMPGFNPNAPGLYSLQLQVFDLSDNLLASTSTAVQVPEPTSLALLGVALLGAGVARRKRK
- a CDS encoding tripartite tricarboxylate transporter substrate binding protein, whose product is MKEFVARRTTVSIALSAAFAFLPAAASAQNAPAYPTKPIRFVIANSAGGGLDVTARVTGPTLIKSMGQQVIYDNRGGAAGSVAAETVAKAPPDGYTMLMGSIGNIAVNPHVYKNLAYDPLKDLAPVTFAVSGSNVLVVHPTLPVKNVQDLVALLKAKPGGLTYGSSGSGNAGHLAAELFQSMTKTKMTHVPYKGGAPAMTALLGGEVQLIFASPSTAQVQVTAGKVRALAVTTLKRSLVLPDLPTLAESGLPGYETDNWYGVMVPAKTPKAIVARLNKEFMHALNVPEVKDALLKNGLEARPGTPEEFGKYIRSEYSKWGKVIKEAGIGQS
- a CDS encoding FkbM family methyltransferase, with the protein product MSRQVRYEVLAAALDASGMTDPLDLLEALSARGLTAPGYRHLRAEAMHALAARLHRAIQLCEFRDDITVRPDGVFVDVGGVRMEISYTSGYLKSSGAACRNQGEALAAVLAGRGIEVSTMIDIGANFGEIALWFKREFPRARVIAIEPSSLNARVLRTNASAQTFSIEDFEIVRSAVGDRSGTVEIAGTLGPMARVVPDGTPHAERVPCERLDALLDRCGVASADFVKIDIEGSEPLLRQALIALRGRVRSYYIEFSQFAPLAGYRSLAQGLLDAGYDCFGQDGAAPLRDVAAIEGVTRAAFAAGPLAVTNLWFFARA
- the gspG gene encoding type II secretion system major pseudopilin GspG; the encoded protein is MNPQRGFTLLELLVVVAIIGLLAGYVAPRYFGQVGKSEVNAAKAQMDALEKALDQYRLDTGRYPTMEAGLNALVTKPQNEAKWNGPYLRKAVPNDPWGKPYLYKIPGDKGDYDLVSYGKDGQPGGDGENADLTNH
- a CDS encoding type II secretion system F family protein; translated protein: MRFELRAISPDGRLESLDVQALDEGSAREQVLVRGYTVLAVRRRARLIALTRAGERFPLLLFSQELLVLLDAGLPLVEAIETLGEKEKRGDFRTILERVVDILRQGRTLSAALDEFPAVFPTLFVATVKASERTSDLPQALARYVAYQNQIDAIKKRVTNAAIYPALLLGVGGLVALFLLFYVVPRFAKIYEDRVTEMPMVSRALLSWGQLVEGHGMLALGFFALVAAALFYAFRNPRTKAAIGDAMWRLPAIGERMKVYQLARFYRTIGMLLKGGMPLVAALDMGSQLLHPVLRTRLGSASRSIREGRSVSESLDAHGLTTPVALRMLGVGEKSGNMGEMMDKIAHFHDEEMGRWIEWFTRLFEPLLMAFIGLLIGGIVILMYMPIFDLVGSLG
- a CDS encoding GspE/PulE family protein, whose translation is MNARTLPDRIPDQAIRDARAAAAASKRRLVDVLEERIGDEPDVYIARLGVNFRLPVLAMDQLRRSTPAFDLLPFSECTQRSCVLLQGERRLWLAADDPFSAELQAWADERIAEPFSWCLVHRGDLVAFLASHEETLRALDAVPAHVETRGPDDERVEDLSLRAISEETSEVVRLVRSTLRDALMLGASDVHLEAVATGLVIKFRIDGILTQIKAINDVPQSEQAIARVKVLAELDITERRVPQDGRFKALDRGRAVDFRVSVMPSIHGEDAVLRILDKQSLYEATRQQLSLDSLGFEQEDIDALRRQSHEPYGMLLVTGPTGSGKTTTLYAAITEINNGQDKIVTIEDPVEYQLPGVLQIPVNEKKGLTFSRGLRSILRHDPDKIMVGEIRDPDTANIAVQSALTGHLVFTTVHANNVFDVIGRFMHMNVDLYSFVSALNAILAQRLVRLVCPSCAEDDHPSEEQLREAGISPQEASDFRFRIGRGCRECRGSGYKGRRAIAELLILNDEIRELITTRAPMRKLKDAAQAYGTRFLRAAAIDAVKRGDTTLSEINRVTFVA